Genomic segment of Verrucomicrobium sp.:
GTTTCCGCGTCGTCCTGGGCGACTTCCAGCTCGATGAACTTCCCCACGCGGGCGGAGGAGACGCCGACGAGGCCCTGCGCCTCGATGGCGCGGCGGACGGCCTCTCCCTGGGGGTCCAGGACGCTTTTCTTCGGCGTGACGATGATGCGGGCGATGGGCATGGCTATTTCTTTTTCTTGGGCGGTTTGGGGGTTCCGAGGCCGAGCTTGCGGAAGGTCCCGGCGACGTGCCGGAAATGCTTGTCGAGGGAGCAGGCCTCCGCGATCTCCTTGGCGGAGAGGTGGCGCGTGATGGCGGCCGATTCCCGCGCGTGCTCCACGAAGGGCCGGCCCGACTTCCAGCAGGCCATGGCGGCTTCCTGCACCGCCTCGTAGGCGTCCCGGCGCGGGGTGCCGTGGTCGGTGAGGGCCAGCAGCAGGCTCTGGGAGCCGTAGAGGCCGCGCGTCAGCTCCAGGTTGCGGAGCATCCGCTCCGGGTAGACGACCTGCTTGGCCACCAGGCCGTCCAGCTTGGAGAGCATGTAGTCCAGGGCGGTGGTGGCGTCCGGGAAGATGACCCGCTCCACGGAGGAGTGGGAGATGTCCCGCTCGTGCCACAGGGCCACGTTTTCCAGCGCCGCCACGGAATGGCCGCGGATCAGGCGGGCCAGGCCGCTGAGGCGCTCGCCGATGATCGGGTTGCGCTTGTGCGGCATGGCGCTGCTGCCCTTCTGCCCGGGGGCGAAGTATTCCTCCACCTCAAGAACCTCGGTCCGCTGAAGGTGGCGGAACTCCGTTGCCCAGCGGTCGACGCTGCTGGCGATGAGGGCCAGCGTGGTCATGAAGTGGGCGTGCCGGTCCCGCTGGATGATCTGGGTGCTTAAAGCGGCGGGCGTCAGGCCCAGCTTGCGGCAGACGAAGGCCTCCACCCGCGGGTCCAGGTGGGCGTGCGTGCCCACGGCGCCGGAAAGCTTCCCCACGGCGATCTGCGCCCGGGCCTCCTTCAGGCGCGCCTCGGCGCGGCCGAACTCGTCATACATGAGGGCCAGCTTCAGCCCGTAGGTGAGGGGCTCCGCGTGGATGCCGTGGGAGCGGCCGATCATGGGGACGTAGGCGTGCTTCTTGGCGGAGGCGGCGATCGTCCGGCGCAGAGAGCGCAGGCCGTCCAAAAGGATGTCGGCGGCGGCCCGGAGCTGCAGGGCCAGGGTGGTGTCCAGAAGGTCGGAAGAGGTCAGGCCCTGGTGGATCCATCGGCCCGGGGGGCCGACGTGGACGGCCACTTCCTCCAGGAAGGCCAGCACGTCGTGCTGCGTCCGCTTCTCATTCTCGCGGACCTGTTCGATCCGGTAGGCGGCCTTCTTTCGCACCGTGCGGGCGTCGGCGGCGGGAATCTGGCCCAGCTGCGCCATGCCCTCCACGGCCAGGATTTCGATCTCCAGCCAGT
This window contains:
- the purS gene encoding phosphoribosylformylglycinamidine synthase subunit PurS, which gives rise to MPIARIIVTPKKSVLDPQGEAVRRAIEAQGLVGVSSARVGKFIELEVAQDDAETRRCLESICHELLSNPVVEDYSLRIEAK
- the purB gene encoding adenylosuccinate lyase; its protein translation is MIERYTRPAMRALWEEKTKLDHWLEIEILAVEGMAQLGQIPAADARTVRKKAAYRIEQVRENEKRTQHDVLAFLEEVAVHVGPPGRWIHQGLTSSDLLDTTLALQLRAAADILLDGLRSLRRTIAASAKKHAYVPMIGRSHGIHAEPLTYGLKLALMYDEFGRAEARLKEARAQIAVGKLSGAVGTHAHLDPRVEAFVCRKLGLTPAALSTQIIQRDRHAHFMTTLALIASSVDRWATEFRHLQRTEVLEVEEYFAPGQKGSSAMPHKRNPIIGERLSGLARLIRGHSVAALENVALWHERDISHSSVERVIFPDATTALDYMLSKLDGLVAKQVVYPERMLRNLELTRGLYGSQSLLLALTDHGTPRRDAYEAVQEAAMACWKSGRPFVEHARESAAITRHLSAKEIAEACSLDKHFRHVAGTFRKLGLGTPKPPKKKK